From one Sphingobacteriales bacterium genomic stretch:
- the folP gene encoding dihydropteroate synthase codes for MQNFTFNCRGKLLTINKPIVMGILNVTPDSFFDGGNYVADAQLIMQVEKMLSEGAAMIDIGGMSSRPGASMVSAEEELQRVIPAIKIIIREFPDIVISIDTFRSRVVKEAVEQGAMIVNDISGGTEDEKMFEIVADLNCPFILMHLQGGISNMHQIQHYNNLLPDMMDYFIAQTKRAKMFGIKDVILDVGFGFSKTLEQNYYLLKHLKVFEILGIPILTGLSRKSMLYRLLETTPENALNATTAVHMIALQNGAAILRAHDVKEAMECIKIYEMMNTL; via the coding sequence ATGCAAAATTTTACATTTAATTGCAGAGGTAAGTTACTGACAATCAATAAGCCTATTGTAATGGGTATATTGAATGTTACGCCGGATTCCTTTTTTGATGGAGGCAATTATGTAGCAGACGCTCAATTGATAATGCAAGTGGAAAAAATGCTGAGTGAGGGAGCTGCCATGATTGATATCGGCGGTATGTCTTCCCGGCCCGGTGCATCCATGGTTTCTGCGGAGGAAGAGTTGCAAAGGGTTATTCCTGCCATCAAAATTATTATCCGAGAGTTCCCGGATATTGTTATCAGTATCGATACATTCAGAAGCCGCGTGGTAAAAGAGGCTGTTGAACAGGGGGCAATGATTGTAAATGATATTTCCGGCGGTACGGAAGATGAAAAGATGTTTGAAATCGTGGCGGATTTGAATTGTCCATTCATCCTGATGCATCTACAGGGTGGTATTTCTAATATGCATCAAATTCAGCATTACAATAATTTACTGCCGGATATGATGGATTATTTCATTGCGCAAACGAAGCGGGCCAAAATGTTTGGCATTAAAGATGTTATACTGGATGTTGGTTTCGGATTTTCCAAAACGCTTGAACAGAATTACTACCTGTTGAAGCATTTAAAGGTATTTGAGATCTTAGGCATACCCATACTCACCGGTCTTTCAAGAAAAAGTATGTTGTACAGGTTATTGGAAACAACACCTGAAAATGCTTTGAATGCCACCACGGCAGTTCACATGATTGCTTTGCAAAACGGAGCAGCCATCTTACGAGCGCACGATGTGAAGGAAGCGATGGAATGTATAAAAATTTATGAGATGATGAATACCCTATGA
- a CDS encoding DUF1599 domain-containing protein produces MNEKTLKQYERAFARCAAVFVNKTKDYGTSWRILRTRSITDQIYIKAKRIRTIDETGENKVGDSIESEFTGCVNYGIIALIQLSLENKKDVPVELNAEDANAMYDHQYDTIKKLFLAKNHDYGEAWRDMRISSYTDLILSKLHRIKQIEENKGQTIISEGIDANYMDIVNYAIFAIIKLNE; encoded by the coding sequence GTGAACGAAAAGACATTGAAACAATACGAACGTGCATTTGCAAGATGTGCCGCTGTTTTTGTCAATAAAACAAAAGATTACGGAACCTCCTGGCGGATATTGCGGACCCGCTCCATTACAGACCAGATATATATAAAAGCAAAACGTATCCGTACAATTGATGAAACGGGCGAAAACAAAGTGGGCGACAGTATTGAATCTGAATTTACAGGTTGTGTCAATTATGGTATTATCGCATTGATACAGTTAAGTCTGGAAAACAAAAAAGATGTTCCGGTTGAACTGAATGCGGAAGATGCAAATGCAATGTACGACCATCAATACGATACTATAAAGAAATTATTTCTGGCAAAAAACCATGATTACGGCGAAGCCTGGAGAGATATGCGTATCAGCTCCTATACGGATTTAATCTTATCCAAACTGCATCGCATCAAGCAGATTGAAGAGAATAAAGGGCAAACGATCATTTCTGAGGGAATTGATGCTAACTATATGGATATCGTCAATTATGCCATTTTTGCAATCATTAAATTAAATGAATAG
- a CDS encoding DoxX family protein, whose product MDLITLIGLFAAIAFALTILGKFLLKQQNIAINFIRYFVGVWFIFSGVVKAIDPTGTAIKMEEYFEMFEKYVPALTFLWKIMAEQALAVSVLMIVLEIYLGIALILGTWKKSTIWLLVLLIAFFTFLTGFSAKTGKVTDCGCFGDFIKLAPVQSFYKDVFLTALILIILFGQKSIKEILPKRINKVALLLLTLAAVVFTFRNIYYEPIKDFRPYSVGTSIPDCLKLPPNAKPYKYENTFIYKNKKSGEVKEFKNSWPQDMDNWTFVDRKDVMIQKGDDPKCKDFAIKDANGGDNSSSFFEEEEHIFFIIIPDLKKVCDKGFDKIRPIAEAAAKEGKYVFILTGSIISDVQAYEKKYNMDYEIYNADATPLKTIMRSNPGLLILKKGVIAGKYHYNELSTYDALKKSVLK is encoded by the coding sequence ATGGATCTAATTACACTTATAGGACTTTTTGCTGCCATCGCATTTGCATTGACAATTTTAGGAAAATTCCTCCTGAAGCAACAAAATATAGCCATTAATTTCATACGCTATTTCGTCGGAGTATGGTTTATCTTTTCAGGTGTTGTAAAAGCCATTGACCCCACAGGCACCGCCATAAAAATGGAGGAATATTTTGAAATGTTTGAAAAATATGTTCCGGCCCTGACTTTTTTGTGGAAGATAATGGCCGAGCAGGCTTTGGCTGTTTCAGTATTGATGATTGTACTGGAGATTTACCTGGGCATCGCATTGATTTTAGGAACCTGGAAAAAAAGCACCATATGGCTGCTGGTGCTGTTGATTGCCTTCTTTACGTTCCTGACCGGATTTTCCGCCAAAACAGGTAAGGTAACAGACTGCGGATGTTTTGGTGACTTCATAAAACTTGCGCCTGTTCAGTCCTTTTATAAGGATGTTTTCCTGACTGCACTGATACTCATTATCTTATTCGGACAAAAATCAATCAAGGAAATTCTTCCCAAAAGAATAAACAAAGTTGCACTCCTCCTGCTGACGCTTGCAGCGGTTGTATTTACATTCAGAAATATCTATTATGAACCGATTAAAGATTTTCGTCCCTATTCAGTAGGAACCTCCATTCCGGATTGCCTGAAACTGCCGCCAAATGCCAAACCCTATAAGTATGAAAACACCTTTATCTATAAAAACAAGAAAAGCGGTGAGGTAAAAGAGTTCAAAAACAGCTGGCCGCAGGATATGGATAACTGGACATTTGTGGACAGGAAAGATGTAATGATTCAAAAAGGCGATGATCCTAAGTGCAAGGATTTTGCCATCAAGGATGCCAACGGAGGCGACAATTCCTCCTCCTTCTTTGAAGAAGAAGAGCATATATTTTTCATCATTATCCCGGATCTGAAAAAAGTCTGCGACAAAGGGTTTGATAAAATCAGGCCAATTGCTGAAGCTGCCGCTAAAGAGGGGAAATATGTTTTTATACTTACAGGCAGCATCATCAGCGATGTGCAGGCATATGAGAAAAAGTACAATATGGATTATGAAATCTATAATGCGGATGCCACCCCGTTAAAAACCATCATGCGTTCCAATCCTGGATTACTGATTCTGAAAAAGGGCGTTATCGCCGGAAAATACCATTACAATGAATTAAGCACCTACGATGCGTTGAAAAAAAGTGTTTTAAAATAA
- a CDS encoding ABC transporter permease codes for MYKFILTKFFYGILVLIGVIFVIFALFNLLPVDPARLTLGQRADVESVEAINKELGLDQPKYIQFALYLNDLSPIAVHYDDVATEQKYKYQKILSVSKEKALVIKAPFLRRSYQTKEEVLAILKRALPQTIILAFAAMIIASIVGIFLGVIAAVKQHSWFDNLAMSLSVLGISVPSYFSAIVLGYFFGIVLHNVTGLEQTGGLTVIDDYGNEILELKNLILPAIALGSRPIGIIFQLTRSAMLDVLSQDYIRTARAKGLAFKSVLFKHALRNALNPVVTTISGWFASLLAGAFFVEVIFDIKGLGYTAVDALQKFDFPVAMGTVLFTASVFIVMSFLVDILYAVLDPRIRIGK; via the coding sequence ATGTACAAATTCATACTTACTAAATTTTTCTACGGAATACTGGTGTTGATTGGCGTCATTTTCGTCATTTTCGCCTTGTTCAATCTTTTACCGGTTGATCCTGCACGTCTGACACTGGGGCAACGCGCAGATGTGGAATCGGTGGAAGCCATCAACAAAGAACTCGGACTGGACCAACCAAAATACATTCAGTTTGCTTTGTATTTGAATGACCTCTCTCCTATTGCCGTTCACTATGATGATGTGGCCACCGAACAAAAGTATAAATATCAAAAAATCCTCTCTGTCAGTAAAGAGAAAGCACTGGTCATCAAAGCTCCGTTTTTGCGCCGCTCTTACCAAACCAAAGAAGAAGTCTTAGCAATACTTAAGCGGGCCCTACCTCAAACTATCATTCTGGCTTTTGCTGCGATGATTATTGCGAGTATTGTTGGCATTTTCCTCGGAGTGATTGCCGCCGTTAAGCAACATTCCTGGTTTGATAATTTAGCCATGTCCCTGTCTGTATTGGGTATTTCTGTTCCTTCTTATTTTTCAGCCATAGTGTTGGGTTATTTCTTCGGAATTGTCCTTCATAATGTTACCGGTCTTGAACAAACTGGCGGGCTCACGGTGATTGATGATTACGGCAACGAAATTCTGGAATTAAAGAATCTGATATTGCCGGCAATTGCACTCGGCTCCCGACCGATTGGAATCATCTTTCAGCTGACCAGAAGCGCCATGCTCGATGTATTGTCGCAAGACTATATACGTACAGCCAGAGCAAAAGGACTGGCATTTAAAAGTGTGTTGTTTAAACATGCCCTGCGCAATGCGTTGAATCCGGTGGTAACTACGATTTCCGGCTGGTTCGCCTCATTGCTGGCAGGTGCATTTTTTGTGGAAGTGATTTTTGATATAAAAGGACTGGGATATACCGCCGTTGATGCACTTCAAAAATTTGACTTTCCCGTGGCTATGGGTACCGTTTTATTTACCGCATCGGTTTTTATTGTGATGAGTTTTCTGGTAGATATCCTATATGCTGTACTGGATCCAAGAATCAGAATCGGGAAATAA
- a CDS encoding shikimate kinase (catalyzes the formation of shikimate 3-phosphate from shikimate in aromatic amino acid biosynthesis) yields the protein MLVFLIGFMGCGKSYVGRNLAPLMGFDYLDIDKHIEEMEGLTVKEILEQKGEAYFRQREREIILALDSSENRIVSTGGGAPCFFDNMDLMNEKGLTIYLNRTKKLVVYRLLKGQHKRPLLTGLSTEELEKFYDERLEIRKSYYEKAKIFAGDAGVEEIREMIDNSSQHNQ from the coding sequence ATGCTTGTATTTCTAATAGGCTTCATGGGTTGCGGAAAATCATACGTAGGAAGAAATCTGGCTCCCCTGATGGGTTTTGATTACCTGGATATTGACAAACACATTGAAGAAATGGAAGGACTAACCGTGAAAGAAATCCTTGAACAGAAAGGCGAAGCCTATTTCAGGCAAAGAGAGCGGGAAATCATACTAGCGTTGGACAGTTCGGAAAACAGGATAGTGAGTACAGGGGGCGGTGCGCCTTGTTTTTTTGACAACATGGATTTGATGAATGAAAAAGGACTGACCATTTACTTAAACAGGACAAAAAAACTGGTCGTTTACCGTTTACTGAAAGGACAACATAAGCGGCCTTTGCTAACAGGCTTATCCACGGAAGAACTGGAAAAATTCTATGATGAACGTTTAGAAATCAGAAAATCCTATTATGAAAAGGCAAAAATTTTTGCTGGGGATGCCGGTGTGGAAGAAATAAGGGAAATGATTGACAATTCCAGTCAACACAACCAATAA
- a CDS encoding YdcF family protein, translating into MRKLVSVKMFLRGYLPLVLIGWGIVVYCTYRVENNATGKTYDDIDKVPYNRIGLLLGTCKTMNDKKTINPFWQFRVEAAYKLWKAKKIDKILISGDNGWHGYNEPEDFIDAFHKLGIPDSAMVCDFAGFRTHDSVIRCKKVFGQKTVTIISQQFHNERALFIARRYGLEAVGFNAQMVSFRDNLYNMVREKMARVLLFADLYVFNTQPHFLGKKIAI; encoded by the coding sequence ATGCGTAAATTAGTTTCCGTTAAAATGTTTCTGAGGGGTTATCTTCCGTTGGTTCTCATCGGATGGGGAATTGTTGTTTATTGTACCTACAGAGTGGAGAATAATGCAACTGGTAAAACTTATGATGACATTGATAAGGTCCCTTACAACAGAATTGGGCTGCTGTTAGGCACCTGTAAGACGATGAATGATAAAAAGACCATCAATCCTTTCTGGCAGTTCAGGGTGGAAGCAGCCTATAAATTATGGAAAGCAAAAAAGATAGATAAGATTCTAATCAGCGGGGATAATGGCTGGCACGGCTACAATGAACCGGAGGATTTTATAGATGCCTTTCATAAGTTAGGCATTCCGGATTCTGCAATGGTTTGTGATTTTGCGGGCTTCCGTACACATGATTCGGTTATTCGCTGTAAGAAAGTGTTCGGTCAAAAGACGGTGACTATCATTTCCCAGCAATTTCACAATGAACGAGCCTTATTTATAGCACGGCGATATGGACTGGAAGCTGTCGGGTTTAATGCTCAGATGGTCAGTTTCAGGGATAACCTGTACAACATGGTCAGGGAAAAGATGGCGAGGGTCTTGCTTTTTGCTGATTTATATGTTTTTAATACACAGCCTCATTTTCTCGGCAAAAAAATCGCCATCTGA
- a CDS encoding phosphoribosyltransferase: MIIPTTAQKILDTSKIELKLDRMSFQALELTYGDDHLVVLGIEPGGGIALARTITSKLKEYDKDKKIEFSSVYINKPQPLSEEVRLRDDIDLNGKTILLVDDVGNTGRTLFFALKPLTMYQPKKIIIAVLVDRTHKTFPIKADIVGFPIATTLNEHIIVRFMEEKAEGAYLF, from the coding sequence ATGATAATTCCGACCACTGCCCAAAAAATATTAGATACCTCCAAGATAGAATTAAAATTAGACAGAATGTCTTTTCAGGCGTTGGAACTGACATACGGTGATGACCATCTGGTGGTATTGGGAATAGAACCGGGTGGCGGAATCGCCTTAGCCAGAACCATTACTTCAAAACTCAAAGAATACGACAAGGATAAGAAAATTGAATTTTCCTCCGTTTATATCAATAAGCCGCAACCGTTAAGCGAAGAGGTTCGACTGCGAGATGACATTGATTTAAACGGAAAGACGATTCTGCTGGTGGATGATGTAGGCAATACGGGAAGGACGTTGTTTTTTGCGTTGAAACCGCTGACCATGTATCAGCCGAAAAAAATAATTATAGCGGTGCTGGTGGATAGAACCCATAAAACCTTTCCGATAAAGGCGGATATAGTTGGTTTTCCCATCGCCACTACATTAAATGAACATATTATTGTCCGGTTTATGGAAGAAAAAGCGGAAGGTGCCTACTTATTTTGA
- a CDS encoding (Fe-S)-binding protein has protein sequence MSFLTIIQILLFITLVGASFFVAFRKFKEIYDNINMGKPEQIDTTLGFRLKSMFLIAFGQKKMFKLTFATQIELIEIFIDGLTGKHRILYHAFEGSFLESLYVFVINFIEILSLLTFIVTIIFILRRTTFKVARFQMPELKGWPWRDALNILAFELTLITFIFMMNSGDSALHMKEHGEGYGFILSGFLGNMISSFPNGLLHFIEKTGWWGHLCMVMVFLVYLPYSKHLHILLAFPNTFFTRPEPKGEMRNMTAIEHEVKSMLDPSFVVPATDGEIKFGAKDVYDLSWKSLLDAYSCTECGRCTAACPANQTGKKLSPRKIMMDTRDRMEDISKGKKEHGPDFADNRNLLGDYVTKEELRACTTCNACVEECPVNISPLNIILELRRNMIMDEADSPAEWNTIFANMENNQAPWQFSPDDRLKWTEELN, from the coding sequence ATGAGTTTTTTAACTATCATCCAAATCCTGTTGTTTATCACTCTTGTCGGCGCTTCCTTTTTCGTTGCTTTTCGCAAGTTTAAGGAAATCTACGACAACATCAATATGGGAAAACCGGAGCAGATTGACACAACCCTGGGTTTCCGATTGAAGAGTATGTTCCTGATTGCATTCGGACAGAAAAAAATGTTCAAGCTCACATTTGCTACTCAGATAGAACTAATAGAAATATTTATTGACGGACTGACCGGTAAACACCGCATTTTATATCATGCTTTTGAAGGCAGCTTTCTGGAAAGCCTTTATGTGTTTGTCATCAACTTCATAGAAATATTATCCCTGCTGACGTTCATCGTGACGATTATTTTCATCTTGCGCAGAACCACGTTTAAAGTGGCTCGTTTTCAGATGCCGGAACTGAAGGGGTGGCCGTGGAGAGATGCCTTGAACATTCTGGCATTTGAATTGACGTTGATTACATTCATCTTCATGATGAACTCGGGTGACAGTGCACTGCACATGAAAGAACACGGTGAAGGATACGGCTTTATTTTAAGCGGTTTTCTGGGGAATATGATATCCTCTTTTCCAAATGGGTTATTACACTTTATTGAAAAAACAGGCTGGTGGGGTCATTTATGCATGGTCATGGTCTTTTTGGTATACCTTCCTTATTCCAAACATTTACATATCCTGCTAGCATTTCCAAACACCTTCTTCACCCGCCCGGAACCCAAAGGTGAGATGCGCAACATGACAGCGATCGAACACGAAGTGAAGTCGATGCTGGATCCGAGTTTTGTCGTACCGGCTACAGACGGTGAAATCAAATTCGGCGCGAAGGATGTATATGATTTATCCTGGAAAAGTTTGCTGGATGCCTATTCCTGCACAGAGTGTGGCAGATGTACCGCTGCCTGCCCGGCCAACCAAACCGGCAAAAAACTCTCTCCGAGAAAAATCATGATGGATACCCGCGACCGGATGGAAGATATTTCTAAAGGCAAAAAAGAACACGGCCCTGATTTCGCCGACAACAGAAACCTGTTAGGTGATTATGTTACAAAAGAAGAACTGCGCGCCTGCACCACCTGCAATGCCTGCGTGGAAGAATGTCCCGTTAATATAAGTCCGTTGAATATCATTCTGGAGCTGAGAAGAAACATGATTATGGACGAAGCAGATTCTCCGGCTGAATGGAACACCATATTCGCCAATATGGAAAATAACCAGGCGCCCTGGCAGTTCTCCCCGGATGACAGATTGAAATGGACGGAAGAACTGAATTAA